In Cicer arietinum cultivar CDC Frontier isolate Library 1 chromosome 1, Cicar.CDCFrontier_v2.0, whole genome shotgun sequence, one DNA window encodes the following:
- the LOC140918894 gene encoding uncharacterized protein — translation MNGGGFPLNLPILDGKNWERWSASMRSLLGAQEVFEIVQDGYEQLAANPTERQQTTFKDCKALFYIQHSMDSNNFEMISKESTSKEAWEILIKYYTGGEKAKKMKFQMLRRQYELLQMEEDEVVADYFNRVQVVVNQMRTNGESLTEVVIIEKILITLTQRYDHIVVAIEESKDLDKMKVEDLQGSLEAHELRVRERCAATSTSQVQALQAQVSKKTNQSGKKKFNKKGIQCYNCQKLGHFAKKCISKKVQREDDEA, via the coding sequence ATGAATGGAGGAGGATTTCCATTGAATTTGCCAATTCTGGATGGGAAGAACTGGGAGAGGTGGTCTGCATCAATGAGATCGTTGTTGGGAGCTCAAGAAGTGTTTGAGATTGTTCAAGATGGTTATGAACAACTTGCAGCGAATCCTAcagaaagacaacaaacaacTTTCAAAGATTGCAAGGCATTATTTTACATCCAACATAGTATGGATTCAAACAACTTTGAGATGATCTCGAAGGAATCTACATCAAAGGAGGCATGGGAGATCTTGATCAAGTACTATACAGGTGGGGAAAAGGCCAAGAAAATGAAGTTCCAAATGCTAAGAAGGCAATACGAGTTATtgcagatggaagaagatgaagttgtgGCAGATTACTTCAATCGTGTACAGGTTGTTGTTAATCAGATGAGAACAAATGGTGAATCATTAACTGAAGTGGTGATTATTGAAAAGATCCTTATAACATTAACACAAAGGTACGATCACATAGTGGTggcaattgaagaatcaaaggatcttgaTAAGATGAAGGTGGAGGATTTGCAAGGCTCTCTTGAAGCTCATGAACTGAGAGTAAGAGAAAGGTGTGCAGCAACCTCAACATCTCAAGTACAGGCCCTGCAGGCCCAAGTTAGCAAGAAGACCAACCAAAGTGGtaagaaaaaattcaacaagaaaGGAATCCAATGCtacaattgtcaaaaattgGGGCATTTTGCAAAGAAATGCATATCCAAGAAGGTTCAAAGAGAGGATGATGAAGCATAA